The proteins below come from a single Halobacteriovorax sp. GB3 genomic window:
- a CDS encoding lipocalin family protein, with translation MNKIIFTFSLIFLSLNLQAKTNDHLDTVPYVNLKDYLGTWYEIARFRTHSFQKGCLQTKAEYSLKGHFIHVKNTCVKEDGKVNVAKALATVKDKQTNAKLKVSFVPILNLFGLFAGDYWILEVNEDEYSLVGTPDRKYLWILSRSKELDEKIYQNLVARAKELGFDTSLIDRTKTWE, from the coding sequence ATGAATAAAATCATTTTCACATTCTCGCTAATCTTTTTATCGCTCAATCTACAAGCTAAAACTAACGATCACTTGGATACTGTTCCCTACGTAAATTTAAAAGACTACCTTGGAACTTGGTATGAGATTGCTCGCTTTAGAACGCACTCTTTTCAAAAGGGATGTCTTCAAACAAAAGCGGAATACTCTCTCAAGGGGCATTTTATTCACGTTAAAAATACGTGTGTAAAAGAAGATGGAAAAGTCAATGTTGCCAAGGCCCTAGCAACAGTAAAAGACAAGCAAACGAATGCAAAACTTAAAGTCAGCTTCGTTCCTATTTTAAATCTCTTTGGCCTCTTTGCTGGAGACTACTGGATTTTAGAGGTAAATGAAGACGAATACTCTTTAGTTGGAACTCCAGATAGAAAGTATTTATGGATACTAAGTCGATCTAAAGAGCTAGATGAAAAGATCTATCAAAATCTCGTTGCACGAGCAAAAGAACTTGGATTCGATACTTCATTAATAGATAGAACAAAGACTTGGGAATAA
- a CDS encoding thiol-disulfide oxidoreductase DCC family protein, whose amino-acid sequence MDVKTATLFFDNECPLCLRFKQALERLPGTEHIQMISIHSEELKNFPMIDIEECKKQVHLLTEDNDVLVGQDVAEYLIQYIPGVSKFAWLLDTEVGKRAMTKIYRLSEKYRKAVMKTCPSCR is encoded by the coding sequence ATGGATGTCAAAACAGCAACTCTCTTCTTTGATAACGAATGCCCTCTTTGCTTAAGATTTAAGCAAGCACTTGAAAGGCTACCAGGAACAGAACATATTCAAATGATTTCAATTCATAGTGAAGAGTTAAAAAACTTCCCTATGATTGATATTGAAGAGTGTAAAAAACAAGTTCATCTTTTAACTGAGGATAACGATGTTCTTGTGGGTCAAGATGTAGCCGAATATCTCATCCAATACATTCCAGGCGTTTCTAAATTTGCTTGGCTTCTCGATACGGAAGTTGGGAAAAGGGCCATGACAAAAATTTATCGCCTCTCTGAAAAGTACAGAAAAGCGGTCATGAAAACTTGTCCAAGTTGCCGTTAA
- the ahcY gene encoding adenosylhomocysteinase: MDFNDYKVKDISLADWGRKEIKIAESEMPGLMALREEFGASKPLKGAKIAGCLHMTIQTAVLIETLVELGAEVRWSSCNIYSTQDQAAAAIAAAGIPVFAWKGLTEEEFDWCIEQTLKWPDGSGLNMILDDGGDLTNMVHDKYPELIEAIKGLSEETTTGVHRLYERVQKGTLKMPAININDSVTKSKFDNLYGCRESLVDGIKRATDVMIAGKTCVVAGYGDVGKGSAQSFKGLGARVVVTEIDPICALQAAMEGFEVMTMNEASKIGDIFCTTTGCVDVINASHLDNMRDGAIVCNIGHFDSEISIKHLHNNYTEDNIKPQVDMYTSKEGKRIILLAQGRLVNLGCATGHPSFVMSNSFTNQVMAQMELWDNSDKYENKVYMLPKHLDEKVARLHLERINVRIDSLTAEQAEYLNVPKEGPFKPEHYRY; the protein is encoded by the coding sequence ATGGATTTTAATGATTACAAAGTAAAAGACATCTCTCTTGCTGATTGGGGGAGAAAAGAAATCAAGATCGCCGAAAGTGAAATGCCAGGACTTATGGCCCTTCGTGAAGAATTTGGTGCGTCAAAGCCTCTAAAAGGTGCAAAAATCGCTGGTTGTCTTCACATGACAATTCAAACGGCCGTTCTTATTGAAACTCTTGTTGAGCTTGGTGCAGAAGTAAGATGGTCTTCATGTAATATTTATTCAACTCAAGATCAAGCTGCTGCTGCAATCGCTGCTGCAGGAATCCCTGTATTTGCATGGAAAGGTCTTACTGAAGAAGAATTTGACTGGTGTATTGAGCAAACTCTTAAGTGGCCAGATGGTTCAGGTCTTAACATGATCCTTGATGATGGTGGAGATCTTACAAATATGGTTCACGATAAATATCCTGAGCTAATTGAAGCTATTAAAGGTCTTTCTGAAGAAACGACTACAGGTGTTCATAGACTTTATGAAAGAGTTCAAAAGGGAACTCTTAAAATGCCTGCTATCAATATCAATGACTCGGTAACGAAGTCTAAGTTTGATAACCTTTACGGTTGTAGAGAGTCACTTGTTGACGGTATTAAGAGAGCAACTGATGTTATGATCGCTGGTAAAACATGTGTTGTTGCTGGTTACGGTGATGTTGGTAAAGGTTCTGCTCAATCATTTAAAGGTTTAGGAGCAAGAGTTGTTGTAACTGAAATCGATCCAATTTGCGCTCTTCAAGCAGCTATGGAAGGTTTTGAAGTTATGACTATGAATGAAGCTTCAAAAATCGGTGACATCTTCTGTACAACTACTGGTTGTGTAGATGTAATCAACGCAAGCCACCTCGATAACATGAGAGATGGAGCGATCGTTTGTAACATTGGTCACTTTGATTCAGAAATTAGCATCAAGCACCTTCACAATAACTACACAGAAGATAATATTAAGCCACAAGTTGATATGTATACGTCTAAAGAAGGAAAGAGAATTATTCTTCTTGCTCAAGGACGTCTTGTTAACCTTGGATGTGCTACAGGTCACCCATCATTTGTTATGTCTAACTCATTCACAAACCAAGTTATGGCACAAATGGAACTATGGGATAACTCTGATAAGTATGAAAACAAAGTTTACATGCTTCCTAAGCACCTTGATGAAAAAGTAGCTCGTCTTCACCTTGAGAGAATCAATGTTCGTATTGACTCTCTAACTGCTGAGCAAGCTGAGTACTTAAATGTTCCAAAAGAAGGACCATTTAAGCCAGAACACTACAGATACTAA
- the rpiB gene encoding ribose 5-phosphate isomerase B: protein MKLFLATDHAAFEQKEEVKEFLKDLGHEVVDLGTSSSERANYPEFAIKLAKSVVHANELGILLCGSGIGVSMAANRFKGIRAALCRSTEEAKLSRQHNDANVLCLGGRISSMDEIKEMITVWLKTDFEGGRHSERIALFNDIGEDV, encoded by the coding sequence ATGAAATTATTTCTCGCAACTGACCATGCTGCTTTTGAGCAAAAAGAAGAAGTAAAAGAATTTTTGAAAGATCTAGGTCACGAAGTCGTTGATCTTGGTACCAGTTCTTCAGAAAGAGCTAATTACCCTGAATTTGCGATCAAATTGGCTAAGTCTGTCGTTCATGCAAATGAGTTGGGAATACTTCTTTGTGGTTCAGGTATTGGCGTCTCTATGGCGGCAAATCGATTTAAAGGTATCCGCGCAGCTCTTTGTAGAAGTACTGAAGAGGCGAAACTTTCTCGCCAGCACAATGATGCTAATGTTCTTTGCCTTGGCGGAAGAATTAGCTCGATGGATGAAATAAAAGAAATGATTACTGTCTGGCTAAAGACAGATTTCGAAGGTGGTCGCCATAGTGAGCGAATCGCTTTGTTTAATGATATTGGAGAAGACGTATAA
- a CDS encoding NAD(P)H-dependent flavin oxidoreductase yields MKTWLTETFNIKYPIIMAPMFLVSNNEMLIEAAKAGIMGCIPALNWRTPEEFEKGIIELHEKCDGPFGINLIVNKSNIHQKAQIDILEKHPPAFIITSLGSPEEVIKRLSPKGTKIFCDVVDVQYAKKVESLGADALIAVNSGAGGHCGPIPSTILVPLLQKNCEIPVISAGGIGTGAGLLSTLALGAEGVSMGSPFIATKESGVSDAYKQACVDYGAEDIVLSDKVSGTPCTVINTPYVEKIGTKQNALESFLNSNKKVKKYAKMLTYYKGMKAIEKAAFSATYKTVWCAGPSIEFIEKIEPVHVIVERLISQYDEAVSKFDKLKNVES; encoded by the coding sequence ATCAAAACATGGCTCACAGAAACATTTAATATTAAGTATCCAATTATCATGGCACCAATGTTCTTAGTCTCAAATAATGAGATGCTTATCGAAGCAGCAAAGGCCGGAATCATGGGTTGTATCCCTGCTCTCAACTGGAGAACACCAGAAGAATTTGAAAAGGGAATCATCGAGCTTCATGAAAAATGTGATGGCCCATTTGGAATCAACCTCATCGTAAATAAATCTAATATCCACCAAAAAGCTCAAATTGATATTCTCGAGAAACATCCTCCAGCATTTATCATCACTTCTCTTGGAAGCCCTGAAGAAGTTATCAAAAGACTTTCTCCTAAAGGGACTAAAATCTTCTGTGATGTTGTAGATGTTCAATATGCTAAAAAAGTTGAATCCCTCGGTGCTGATGCTCTCATCGCGGTAAATTCAGGAGCAGGTGGTCATTGTGGACCAATTCCATCAACCATTCTTGTTCCTCTCCTTCAGAAAAATTGTGAGATTCCTGTTATTAGTGCCGGAGGTATTGGTACAGGAGCTGGTCTACTAAGCACTCTCGCGCTTGGAGCTGAAGGTGTTTCTATGGGAAGCCCTTTCATCGCAACAAAAGAAAGTGGTGTTAGTGATGCTTACAAACAGGCCTGTGTTGATTATGGAGCAGAAGACATTGTTCTTTCAGACAAAGTGTCAGGAACACCTTGTACTGTCATCAATACTCCCTATGTTGAAAAAATTGGAACCAAACAAAACGCTCTAGAAAGTTTTCTAAATAGTAATAAAAAAGTAAAAAAATATGCAAAAATGCTTACATATTACAAAGGAATGAAGGCCATTGAAAAAGCGGCTTTCTCTGCTACATACAAAACGGTATGGTGTGCAGGACCTTCAATTGAATTCATCGAGAAGATTGAACCTGTTCATGTAATTGTAGAAAGGCTCATATCTCAGTACGACGAAGCTGTCTCTAAATTTGATAAGTTAAAAAATGTTGAAAGCTAA
- a CDS encoding Npt1/Npt2 family nucleotide transporter, with the protein MKIISEIKTQFLGLNSDQKKSLTRICLTLFSLFFSYPLIRATSTALFLEVFKAKSTPQVWVYSVITLSFAIVIFNKFQVKHSVHKLYATVSILSFVLFVLFNHFVVQGFEYWVYPLFVWKEVYIVLCVHMALGYMNSILDYETAKIIYGPLGAIGSIGSILGGQVTSLLTKSFVFFSDVGNLASINLMGALLVLISAFIFFEQKEFVLKEDKAKHKKDSPLKSIYEVRYYVCGIATLVILTQFCINLANFKFNVEFEKFVFGEVEKASYLGRLYSIISTVSLLIQIFVIPILFKLVKNSRIHFIIPVIYMSFFVFSLIGGSNGLLPVAAMFVLYKGFDYSIFSAAKEMLYFPLDAKQKYGAKYIVDMVVYRFSKGLISFILIFVQSIVFVESLLAICLILWLLILIPLFNLQSKLIADDK; encoded by the coding sequence TTGAAAATAATATCAGAAATAAAGACTCAGTTTTTAGGTTTAAATAGTGATCAGAAAAAAAGTTTAACGAGAATATGTCTAACGTTGTTTTCTCTTTTTTTCTCATATCCTCTCATTAGAGCGACATCGACGGCTCTATTCCTAGAAGTTTTCAAGGCCAAAAGTACACCTCAAGTCTGGGTTTATTCAGTAATCACATTAAGTTTTGCCATTGTTATTTTTAATAAATTTCAAGTGAAACATTCTGTTCATAAACTTTACGCAACGGTTTCGATATTGAGCTTCGTCCTATTTGTTCTCTTTAACCACTTTGTAGTACAGGGCTTTGAATATTGGGTTTATCCGCTGTTTGTCTGGAAAGAAGTTTATATCGTTCTTTGTGTGCATATGGCCTTAGGGTATATGAACTCAATTCTAGATTATGAAACAGCTAAGATCATCTATGGTCCTCTAGGGGCCATTGGAAGTATTGGAAGTATCCTTGGGGGACAAGTTACTTCTTTATTAACAAAGTCATTTGTCTTTTTTAGTGATGTGGGAAATCTTGCAAGTATAAACTTAATGGGAGCACTTCTTGTTCTCATCAGTGCTTTTATTTTCTTCGAGCAAAAAGAGTTTGTTTTAAAAGAGGACAAAGCAAAGCATAAAAAAGATTCGCCTTTAAAGTCCATTTACGAAGTTCGCTATTATGTTTGTGGTATTGCAACTCTTGTTATCTTGACTCAATTCTGTATCAATTTGGCGAACTTTAAATTCAATGTAGAGTTTGAGAAATTTGTTTTTGGAGAAGTTGAGAAGGCAAGCTATTTAGGAAGACTCTATTCTATCATTAGTACAGTTAGTCTTCTCATTCAAATCTTCGTTATCCCAATTTTATTTAAACTAGTTAAAAATAGTCGCATTCACTTCATCATTCCTGTGATTTATATGAGTTTCTTTGTTTTTTCACTAATTGGTGGATCTAATGGACTTTTACCTGTCGCAGCGATGTTTGTTCTCTATAAGGGATTTGATTATTCGATTTTCTCAGCGGCCAAGGAAATGCTTTACTTTCCGTTGGATGCAAAGCAGAAATATGGTGCGAAGTACATTGTTGATATGGTTGTCTATCGCTTTTCAAAAGGACTTATTTCTTTCATCCTGATCTTTGTGCAATCCATTGTCTTTGTCGAGTCCTTGTTGGCCATTTGCCTGATTTTATGGTTATTAATACTCATTCCACTCTTTAATCTGCAGTCTAAATTGATCGCGGATGATAAATAA
- a CDS encoding metal-dependent transcriptional regulator — protein sequence MNTKSKDKNKDTELSHSMVHYLLTIHKLKENRGFARVTDIAKDLNLTKGSVSTALNNLKKRGLVTEEEDCKFLVLTDLGHDEVHRILSSRTLLYYFLRDFVGVDEEVAEKDSCMMEHLMSPETSLKFFEFMKNLACACGERDKLPEFKTALDLCEFDDAEEFMEKQEGDKYLSSED from the coding sequence ATGAATACAAAATCAAAAGACAAAAACAAAGATACTGAACTTTCACACTCTATGGTCCACTACCTTTTAACGATTCATAAGTTAAAAGAGAATAGAGGCTTTGCCCGTGTTACGGATATTGCTAAGGACTTAAACCTTACTAAGGGAAGTGTTTCAACAGCACTAAATAACCTTAAAAAAAGAGGTCTAGTTACTGAGGAAGAAGATTGTAAATTTCTTGTTCTAACAGACTTAGGTCATGATGAAGTTCACAGAATTCTCTCTTCAAGAACACTTCTTTACTATTTTCTAAGAGACTTCGTTGGAGTCGATGAGGAAGTCGCAGAGAAAGATTCATGTATGATGGAACACTTAATGAGTCCAGAGACTAGCTTAAAGTTTTTTGAGTTCATGAAGAATCTTGCTTGCGCTTGTGGTGAGAGAGATAAGCTTCCTGAATTTAAGACAGCGCTTGATTTGTGTGAATTTGATGACGCTGAAGAATTTATGGAAAAGCAAGAAGGTGATAAATACCTTTCGTCTGAAGACTAA
- a CDS encoding saccharopine dehydrogenase yields the protein MASIWLRSETKAHEKRTPLTPKNAKKLIDKGVEVFVEEFPDRIFPINQYEEVGCTIVPEGSWKKADTKHYILGLKEIEQKEDFHHKHIYFAHVFKGQDGSKDILSQYKNGGGTLFDLEYLTNEQGRRIAAFGFWAGFVGAAVGLKGYYFREKHETSIPAISSVNDQEILISELKELSNKSSSTPKAIVIGAKGRCGQGASSLFEKVGIQVTKWDIEETKKGGPFKEIPEHEIFVNTVLMQVKIPPFISPEIISTESKLKIISDVSCDPNSDLNPIPLYDKITSWDEPFVSKVINDHSLDILAVDNLPSLLPKESSEDFSDQLFPHLENLLLGKGEEDIVWSNAKDVFLKKRN from the coding sequence ATGGCATCAATTTGGTTAAGGTCAGAAACAAAGGCCCATGAAAAAAGAACCCCACTTACACCGAAAAATGCAAAAAAACTCATCGATAAAGGAGTTGAAGTCTTTGTCGAAGAATTCCCAGATCGAATTTTCCCCATTAATCAATATGAAGAAGTTGGCTGTACGATTGTTCCAGAAGGCTCTTGGAAAAAAGCTGATACGAAACACTATATTTTAGGACTTAAAGAAATCGAGCAAAAAGAAGACTTTCACCACAAGCATATTTACTTCGCCCATGTATTCAAAGGTCAAGACGGATCTAAAGATATTCTCTCACAATATAAGAATGGCGGGGGTACACTTTTTGATTTGGAATATCTTACAAATGAACAAGGTAGACGTATTGCTGCATTTGGTTTTTGGGCCGGTTTTGTAGGCGCAGCAGTTGGACTTAAAGGCTACTATTTTCGAGAGAAACATGAAACAAGTATTCCAGCAATCAGCTCAGTAAATGATCAAGAAATTCTTATTTCAGAACTTAAAGAACTGAGCAATAAAAGTAGCTCTACTCCTAAAGCGATTGTTATTGGAGCAAAAGGTAGATGTGGACAAGGAGCAAGTTCACTTTTTGAAAAAGTCGGAATCCAAGTCACAAAGTGGGATATTGAAGAAACAAAGAAAGGTGGCCCATTTAAAGAAATTCCTGAACATGAAATCTTTGTAAATACTGTCTTAATGCAAGTAAAGATTCCACCTTTCATTTCACCTGAAATTATATCAACAGAGTCGAAACTCAAAATTATTTCTGACGTTAGTTGTGATCCTAACTCAGATTTAAATCCAATCCCTCTCTACGATAAAATTACTTCATGGGATGAGCCTTTTGTATCAAAGGTAATAAATGATCATAGCTTGGATATCTTGGCCGTTGATAACCTCCCTTCCCTTCTTCCTAAAGAAAGTAGTGAAGACTTTTCTGATCAACTCTTCCCTCATCTAGAAAACTTATTACTTGGAAAAGGTGAAGAAGATATTGTTTGGAGTAATGCTAAAGATGTTTTTTTGAAAAAGAGAAATTAA
- a CDS encoding MFS transporter translates to MIKLPKILKYPNFSRLYYAGLTSELGSFVTETALMLLVFKLSEGDKSKLGIIRASFLFFLTMGSLLGGPIGEKFNRRNVLIFANIIRIPIITVLFFSKDFYSILLVNAMVAFFTGIYNPSRQAMINDIVPQKEISIANSLFGSTMAILHMVGPFIGALVFSKMQGIDEILTFDLITYFLGIALISTINYRPPKKESVDNVQTSLFYDLKEGLRYAQKREDLRALLFNCSIAGFCIGVLIPLLLPFVTEVLHLSDREYGLMLSVFGLGGFFGGIISHRLTSKHRPGKLIVSSIAFEPLLMLLWLLIPVFIPNLIIFFFWGVIVFIRIPSQLNYVSETVETEYLSRIHSILDLSFVVPNISGGIIIAFIGNSFTTMEMLFCTAILFVILIFFKMFTSSSKALFKSEAKRVTRDQSIQDGIA, encoded by the coding sequence ATGATCAAACTTCCTAAGATTTTAAAATACCCTAATTTTTCTAGATTGTATTATGCCGGGCTCACAAGTGAGCTCGGTTCTTTTGTTACCGAGACAGCTCTTATGTTGTTAGTTTTTAAATTAAGTGAAGGCGACAAATCGAAACTTGGTATTATTAGGGCCTCATTTCTCTTCTTCCTAACAATGGGATCTCTTTTAGGTGGACCAATTGGCGAAAAATTTAATCGCAGAAATGTTCTAATCTTCGCCAATATCATTCGAATCCCAATTATTACGGTTCTTTTTTTTAGTAAGGATTTTTATTCAATCTTGCTAGTCAATGCGATGGTTGCTTTTTTTACAGGAATTTATAATCCTTCCCGACAAGCAATGATCAATGACATTGTTCCACAAAAAGAAATAAGTATAGCCAACTCACTCTTTGGCTCAACAATGGCGATTCTCCACATGGTTGGCCCTTTTATTGGAGCGCTTGTCTTTTCAAAAATGCAGGGAATCGATGAAATTCTAACATTTGACCTTATTACGTATTTCCTTGGAATAGCATTGATTTCGACAATAAACTATCGTCCTCCTAAAAAAGAAAGCGTAGACAATGTTCAAACAAGTCTTTTTTACGATTTAAAGGAAGGGTTACGTTATGCTCAGAAAAGAGAAGACCTGAGGGCACTTTTATTCAATTGCTCTATCGCAGGTTTTTGTATTGGTGTTCTTATCCCCCTACTTCTTCCATTTGTAACAGAAGTTCTTCATCTTTCAGATAGAGAATATGGATTAATGCTCTCTGTTTTTGGGCTTGGTGGTTTCTTTGGTGGAATTATCTCGCATCGACTAACGAGTAAGCACAGACCAGGAAAACTCATTGTTTCTTCAATCGCTTTTGAACCTTTACTGATGCTACTCTGGTTACTTATTCCAGTCTTTATTCCAAATTTGATCATCTTCTTCTTTTGGGGAGTTATCGTTTTTATTCGCATCCCTTCTCAACTAAATTATGTTTCAGAAACAGTTGAAACAGAATATCTTTCAAGAATCCATTCAATTCTTGATCTATCATTTGTTGTTCCAAATATTAGTGGGGGAATTATCATCGCTTTTATTGGAAATTCCTTTACGACAATGGAGATGCTTTTTTGTACAGCAATTCTCTTTGTCATACTTATTTTCTTTAAAATGTTTACTAGTTCATCAAAAGCACTCTTTAAAAGTGAAGCAAAAAGAGTCACTCGCGATCAATCAATACAAGATGGTATTGCTTAA
- a CDS encoding M3 family metallopeptidase, with protein sequence MNPLLEKFDTPFGTIPFDKLKNEHFMPALDEAIKIAKEKIEAVKANTEEPTFENVILEMENSDLLLDSVTLAFFNLTSAETNDEMTEISKEFSPKLTAFGNDISLDEKLFEKVKAVYDKRETLGLNQEQATLLDKVYKSFSRNGALLSEDKKEKLREIDKELSTLGVQFSDNVLKETNEFVMFVENESDLEGLPEGVREAAAMEAKERGEEGKWAFTLQYPSYVPFIMYSSKRELREKMARAFGSKAFKGNERDNRDIVKRIASLRYERANLLGYNTHADFVLEERMAQKPENVFNLLNELKDKALDAGKEHMEDVKAYAKKIDGIEELKSWDYAFYFEKMKKEKFNIDDEMLKPYFKLENVIDGVFTVAKKLFGLTFEQRNDIPKYHEDVLTYEVKDKDGKHISVFYADFFPRAGKRGGAWMTLFREQRVDNGEDMRPHVSIVCNFTKPTETKPSLLTFNEVTTLFHEFGHALHGMLSKCTYKSIAGTNVFWDFVELPSQVLENWAYEKECLDLFAKHYETGELIPTDLVQKLKDSSNYGEGRATLRQLGLGLLDLAWHAGNPSDVSDVDQFEKEATKEVALLSPVDGTNTSCSFGHIFAGGYSAGYYSYKWAEVLDADAFEYFKTNGIFNEEIAAKFHDNVLSRGGSEHPMELYKKFRGQEPSTDALLRRAGLL encoded by the coding sequence ATGAATCCATTATTGGAAAAATTCGATACACCATTTGGAACAATTCCATTTGATAAGTTAAAAAATGAACACTTCATGCCAGCTCTTGATGAAGCCATCAAGATAGCAAAAGAAAAAATTGAAGCAGTTAAAGCGAACACTGAAGAGCCAACTTTTGAAAATGTTATTCTCGAGATGGAAAATTCAGACCTTCTTCTAGACTCTGTAACACTAGCATTTTTTAACCTTACAAGCGCTGAAACAAATGACGAGATGACTGAAATCTCAAAAGAGTTCAGCCCTAAGCTTACAGCTTTTGGAAATGACATTTCTCTTGATGAGAAACTATTTGAAAAAGTTAAAGCAGTTTATGACAAAAGAGAGACTCTTGGACTAAATCAAGAACAAGCAACTCTACTTGATAAAGTTTATAAAAGCTTTTCTAGAAACGGAGCTTTACTTTCGGAAGATAAAAAAGAAAAGCTAAGAGAAATTGATAAAGAATTATCAACTCTTGGAGTTCAGTTTAGTGATAACGTTTTAAAAGAAACAAATGAATTTGTTATGTTTGTTGAAAACGAATCTGATCTTGAAGGACTACCTGAAGGTGTTCGTGAAGCTGCTGCAATGGAAGCAAAGGAGAGAGGCGAAGAAGGCAAGTGGGCCTTTACTCTTCAATACCCAAGTTATGTTCCTTTTATTATGTATTCATCTAAAAGAGAACTTCGTGAAAAGATGGCAAGAGCATTTGGTTCAAAGGCCTTCAAAGGAAACGAAAGAGATAATCGCGATATCGTAAAGAGAATTGCATCACTTCGCTATGAAAGAGCGAATCTTCTTGGTTACAACACTCACGCTGATTTTGTTCTTGAAGAGAGAATGGCACAGAAACCTGAAAATGTTTTCAATCTATTGAATGAGCTTAAAGATAAAGCTCTAGATGCTGGAAAAGAGCATATGGAAGATGTTAAGGCCTATGCTAAGAAGATAGATGGAATTGAAGAATTAAAGTCTTGGGACTACGCTTTCTACTTCGAAAAAATGAAAAAAGAAAAATTCAATATTGATGATGAAATGCTTAAGCCATATTTTAAGCTTGAGAATGTTATCGATGGTGTCTTTACTGTCGCTAAGAAACTTTTTGGTCTGACTTTCGAGCAGAGAAACGATATTCCTAAATACCATGAAGATGTTCTGACTTATGAAGTTAAAGATAAAGATGGTAAGCATATTTCTGTATTCTATGCTGATTTCTTTCCACGTGCTGGAAAGCGAGGTGGAGCTTGGATGACTCTCTTTAGAGAGCAAAGAGTAGATAATGGTGAAGACATGAGACCACATGTTTCTATTGTTTGTAACTTTACAAAACCAACTGAAACGAAGCCATCTCTACTAACTTTTAATGAAGTAACGACTCTTTTTCACGAGTTTGGACACGCACTTCACGGTATGCTTTCTAAATGTACTTATAAGTCTATTGCAGGAACAAATGTATTTTGGGATTTTGTAGAGCTTCCATCACAGGTTCTTGAAAACTGGGCCTATGAAAAAGAATGTCTAGATCTCTTTGCAAAACATTATGAAACAGGTGAATTGATTCCAACGGATCTTGTGCAAAAATTGAAAGACTCATCAAATTATGGAGAGGGAAGAGCAACTCTTAGACAACTCGGATTAGGTTTACTAGATCTTGCATGGCATGCTGGAAACCCTTCTGATGTTTCAGACGTAGATCAATTTGAAAAAGAAGCGACGAAAGAAGTTGCACTTTTAAGCCCTGTTGATGGAACAAATACATCTTGTTCTTTTGGACACATTTTTGCTGGAGGATATTCAGCTGGATATTATTCATACAAGTGGGCCGAAGTTCTTGATGCTGATGCATTTGAATATTTCAAAACAAACGGAATTTTCAATGAAGAAATTGCTGCTAAATTTCATGATAATGTTCTCTCAAGAGGTGGGTCTGAGCACCCAATGGAGCTTTATAAGAAATTTAGAGGGCAAGAGCCTTCAACTGATGCTCTTTTAAGAAGAGCAGGTCTTCTTTAA